One segment of Pseudophryne corroboree isolate aPseCor3 chromosome 10, aPseCor3.hap2, whole genome shotgun sequence DNA contains the following:
- the LOC134965704 gene encoding E3 SUMO-protein ligase KIAA1586-like has product MRKRLIQNIVTLKPKVSIQVDESTSVSKKTTLILYVRAIMVAMAGESSEDCQPTTFFLDLVELESTTAQGIYDSILATLSKHGLSRSLLSEILIGFGSDGAAVMLGSKSGVATILRKEFPNLISWHCLNHRLELAVSDTVKDLTEIFHFQSFVDSLYTLYSRCPKNLRELQKCSAELHDIVLSIGRVLDTRWVASSFRTVYAIWRSYPVLFKHFQEQVQCKGKESTKFYSLSRQLQSEEFLMNLALMCDALSELRDLSLALQDRNIHLVKAQRLLVRQVQVFESRIDNVTGMFSNEASESISTGHFKGVELIKNSKVKTIRRGQFYASLKSNIENRCLSSEDKKFYEVVKVIYKDFWPDVLPMEFGEKELKTLCDRFQINFGKTKMAFRDFKHNGGKSVPSDLLPLLHCIQTVPVSNAECERGFSVMNIIATKIRSSLSIPHLAELMMISICGPPLHLWNPVPYVKSWLAKGRRSALQDVCLTRRRKEDSSSFQHLWRLL; this is encoded by the coding sequence ATGAGAAAGCGACTCATTCAGAATATAGTAACCTTAAAACCAAAAGTCAGCATTCAAGTTGATGAAAGCACAAGTGTCTCTAAAAAAACCACACTGATCTTATATGTGCGAGCAATTATGGTGGCAATGGCAGGTGAAAGTTCTGAAGATTGCCAACCCACAACTTTTTTTCTTGATTTAGTTGAGCTTGAAAGTACAACAGCCCAGGGCATTTATGATTCCATACTAGCCACTCTGAGCAAACATGGCTTATCAAGAAGTCTTTTGTCAGAAATTCTAATTGGTTTTGGAAGTGACGGAGCAGCAGTAATGCTTGGTTCTAAGTCTGGAGTTGCCACAATTCTACGTAAGGAGTTTCCAAACCTCATCAGTTGGCACTGCCTAAACCACCGCCTAGAGCTAGCTGTTTCAGATACAGTGAAGGATCTCACAGAGATATTTCACTTTCAGTCTTTTGTAGATAGTCTGTATACACTATACAGCCGTTGTCCAAAGAATTTGAGAGAGTTACAGAAGTGTTCAGCAGAACTCCATGACATTGTTTTAAGTATAGGTCGTGTACTTGATACCAGATGGGTTGCTTCAAGTTTCAGAACAGTATATGCTATATGGCGTTCATATCCTGTGTTGTTCAAGCATTTTCAAGAACAGGTGCAATGCAAAGGTAAAGAAAGCACAAAGTTTTACTCATTGAGTAGGCAATTGCAAAGTGAGGAGTTCCTTATGAATTTAGCCTTAATGTGTGATGCTCTGTCAGAACTTCGTGACCTTTCATTAGCTTTACAAGACCGAAATATTCACTTAGTAAAAGCTCAAAGGCTATTAGTGAGGCAGGTTCAAGTTTTTGAGTCACGCATTGACAATGTAACAGGAATGTTTTCAAATGAGGCTTCTGAATCTATCTCGACAGGACATTTCAAAGGAGTAGAACTTATTAAAAATTCGAAAGTAAAAACCATCAGACGTGGACAGTTTTATGCTAGCCTAAAATCTAATATTGAAAATCGCTGTCTGTCATCAGAAGACAAAAAGTTTTACGAAGTTGTTAAAGTTATTTACAAAGACTTCTGGCCTGATGTCTTGCCAATGGAGTTTGGTGAAAAAGAGTTGAAAACCTTATGTGACCGTTTCCAAATTAATTTTGGAAAAACAAAGATGGCTTTCCGAGACTTCAAACACAACGGAGGCAAAAGTGTACCATCAGATTTGTTGCCACTTCTCCACTGCATACAAACGGTGCCAGTTAGCAATGCAGAATGTGAAAGAGGTTTCAGTGTGATGAACATAATAGCTACCAAGATAAGGAGTTCTCTTTCCATTCCTCACCTAGCAGAACTTATGATGATTAGCATATGTGGTCCTCCACTTCACTTATGGAATCCAGTGCCTTATGTGAAATCTTGGTTAGCAAAAGGCAGACGAAGTGCTCTTCAAGATGTCTGCCTAACACGACGGAGAAAAGAGGATAGCTCCAGTTTCCAGCACTTGTGGCGTTTGTTATAG
- the LOC134965409 gene encoding uncharacterized protein LOC134965409, producing the protein MAWSSGTGQCYKSTGAGKSLQPELTPHLLLPLRDEPSKDHHLVRIQSPGNGNDHHQKTSSPGNHRLNVLHPQCQHNSLTTHLLLPLRGELSKDDHCIKTPSPGNGNDHHQKTSSPGNHRLNVLHPQCQHNSLTTHLLLPLRGELSKDDHCIKTPSPGNGNDHHQKTSSPGNHRLNVLHPQCQHNSLTTHLLLPLRGELSKDDHCIKTPSPGNGNDHHQKTSSPGNHRLNVLHPQCQHNSLTTHLLLPLRGELSKDDHCIKTPSPGNGNDHHQKTSSPGNQRLNMLIRF; encoded by the exons ATGGCTTGGTCTTCAG GAACAGGACAATGTTATAAAAGCACTGGGGCAGGCAAATCCTTGCAACCCGAATTGACACCTCATCTCCTACTTCCTCTGCGGGATGAACCTTCCAAAGACCACCACCTTGTTAGGATTCAGTCACCTGGGAATGGCAATGACCACCATCAAAAGACTTCGTCACCAGGGAATCACAGACTCAATGTG CTCCATCCACAGTGCCAACATAACAGCCTGACCACTCATCTCCTACTTCCTCTGCGGGGTGAACTTTCCAAAGACGACCACTGTATTAAGACTCCGTCACCTGGCAATGGCAACGACCACCATCAAAAGACTTCGTCACCAGGGAATCACAGACTCAATGTG CTCCATCCACAGTGCCAACATAACAGCCTGACCACTCATCTCTTACTTCCTCTGCGGGGTGAACTTTCCAAAGACGACCACTGTATTAAGACTCCGTCACCTGGCAATGGCAACGACCACCATCAAAAGACTTCGTCACCAGGGAATCACAGACTCAATGTG CTCCATCCACAGTGCCAACATAACAGCCTGACCACTCATCTCCTACTTCCTCTGCGGGGTGAACTTTCCAAAGACGACCACTGTATTAAGACTCCGTCACCTGGCAATGGCAACGACCACCATCAAAAGACTTCGTCACCAGGGAATCACAGACTCAATGTG CTCCATCCACAGTGCCAACATAACAGCCTGACCACTCATCTCCTACTTCCTCTGCGGGGTGAACTTTCCAAAGACGACCACTGTATTAAGACTCCGTCACCTGGCAATGGCAACGACCACCATCAAAAGACTTCATCACCAGGGAATCAAAGACTCAATATG CTCATAAGGTTTTGA